TTGCCGATCAATTTACTCAATTTTGGTTTAATGTTGCTGATTGCCTTAACGATCGTAGCTAGCATGAAAGCCGTGGGTGTCATCTTAGTCTTATCTTTGCTAATTACACCGGGTTCGGCAGCATACTTGTTGGTGAAAAGATTGCATTATATGATGATGTTAGGCGCAGGAATTGGCATTTTTTCTAGTATCAGCGGAATGTATTTGAGCTATTTTTTTAATTTGCCTTCTGGCCCTGCGATCGTATTAGTAGCATCCGGAATATTTGTACTTGCTTTGTTATTCAGTCCTCAATACGGGATTTTTACCCAACGTCATTCTGATTCAGGTGTATTATTACTCTGGCGCGAAATCAAACAGTTGATTTACCGAACAAAATAAATTACTCTAAAATCAAAAATTAAAAATCTAAAATAGTATGACTGTTCGCGCTTTATATCGGGCAACAAAAGTAGAAAGTGCTGCAATACCCTACGACACTATTCATTTAAAAGTGTTTTATCCAGCCCGACTGTCTGGTAGCGAACGGGAAAATAACTTAGGTATCGTACCGGCAGATCCGGAAAAAGCACCTTTTCCCGTGGTAATTTTTTTGAGTGGAATCAACTGCGCTTGGGAAATGTATCAATGGTTAGCAGTTGAACTAGCGGAACAAGGAATCGTAGTAGTTACTTATAATTGGGTAGCAGAGAATTTGCCGGGAGTAATTGGTTTAACTCCGGGAGTTAATTTAGCAATGTTAGCACCAAATACTTACGGGACTGGTGCTACTGCTTCGGCTTTACCAGCTATATTAGCTGAGTTGGAAAATTTGCAAGCGAATAGTTTGCTGGCAGGAATGTTGAATTTGCAACAAGTAATTTTAGGCGGACATTCTGCTGGTGGAAGAGTAGCTTTAGAAAGTGCCGATCCCCGCTTTTTTCCCCAAATTACGGCAGCTTTTGCTTATGCCGCCCACAGTGCTGGTGCGGTGATGTTGGGCTTTCCAGCTGATAGCATATTGCCTTTGCCTTCTTCAGTACCAATGCTTTTGATCGGTGGGACTCGCGATGGGGTAATTGCTGGTAGTAGCGAACGTTATGGAGTGAGTGAGGGAAGTCCAACGAGGGCTGTGGTGCGGACTTTCCGCGAGGCAATTACTAGCGATCGCAAAGACTCTTATCTGTTGATCGTAGAGGGAGCTAATCATTTCTCGATCGCTCATCCAGCAGATCCTACGGCGGCGAGAGGATTTCTCGATTTCCCAGTTACTCAGCCAGAAGAGAAAATCCGTGCTTTGTTGGCAGAAACGATCGCTCTTTTTATTGACGCCCACGTTCGCCAAAATCTTCAAGCTTTAGAAAGACTGGGCAATCTCCTAAACAATCATGCTAATCTGGTAGCAGCTTTTGAGCGAAAATGATCCGATCGCTCTATTCGCTGCTACAGATTACATTTTACATTTTTGAAAAGTGAGGATTTTAAGCCTCACTTTTTGTCGTTGAAATTCTGGCAATCAAGGAAATGTTTGCCAGAATGTAGATGCACCCCGAGATCCCTAATGATGGTGTTTATCCCTATCAAATAGGGCGTTAAAGAAAAATTTATATAAAGTTTATGTAAACGTAAGTGATAGGAATCACCATCGTTACGTAAAAGTATCACATCCATTCGGCAACTCGGTAACACTAGTCCCACTAAGTACTGTAGTAAGTACGGAGTAAACCGTCGATCGGATTCAACGTTTGAAATTGCAACTACAAAAATATCTCCCCCTACCCTTTGCTAACACCGATGAGAAAGCAGACTAGATCGCGAATATGGGGGTTATTAGAAAAGAATGATTTCAAAACCGATTAATTTACGTGCATTTACTTAGTAAAGTATAATTTTAAATTTACTTTTCCTTAATGATTAGAGCAGGATTCTTGAGGACAAAGTAAGCCTGAATTGCCTATTTCTACTTGTAGGGTAGCGTGTTCGATACCAAAGCGATCGTGCAAATCCTTCACTACTCGCGCTAAGAAATCATCGCCCGGATGCCCTCCGGGTATTACTAAGTGTGCAGTCAAAGCGATTTCCGTAGTACTCATCCCCCAAATATGCAAATCGTGAACTTGGGCCACATCGGGCAGTTCTGATAGGTAAGTCAGTACAGCTAACGGTTCGATATTTTCGGGAACCGCATCTAAAGCCAATTTCAGAGAATCTTTAAACAATTCCCAAGTTCCCACTACAATTACTATGACGATAATTAAACTCACTACCGGGTCAAACCACAGCCAACCAGTAGCCAGAATTGCAATGCCAGCTAAAACAACCCCCAAAGATACAAACGCATCAGCTGCCATATGCCAAAAAGCCGCGCGAATGTTCAAATCTCTGTGCCGACCCGACAAAAAAAGTAAAGCGGTAGAAGTGTTAATAATAATTCCCACCGTTGCAACACCAATTACCAAACTACCTTCGACTGCCGCAGGCTGAATAAAACGTTGGATGGCTTCCCAAGCAATACCACCAGTAGCAACTAACAAAAAAATGGCATTCAAAAGCGCCGCCAAAATAGAAGAACGCCGCAAACCGTAAGTATATCGAGGTGTGGTAGGGCGACGGGCGAGAATCGAAGCACCCCAAGCTAATAGCAATCCCAGAACATCGCTGAGATTGTGTCCCGCATCGGCTAGCAGTGCCAGAGAATGACTCAGAATGCCAAAAGTAGCTTCACAAAGCACAAATCCGCCGTTCAGAATCACGCCTATTAAGAAAGCACGATTATAGTTGGCAAATTCGTGGCCGTGTTGATGGTTGTGTTGATGGTTATGTGCGTGAGACATGAGAAATAACCTAGCACTTCTTTAAAAAATCATAACTCGCTCTTGCTATTAATTAATGACTTATGTATTGCGGAGGACAGATAGTGGTGGAATAATTTGTTTGGCAAAATAATTAAACCAAATTTAACTAACCTACGAAGAGAAATATGCTCGATTTTTATTGGTAATTATTAATGTCATTGGCATAAGATTTAACATAAAGTTGCACAATTACTCGTTCCATTTTTTGTTACCATTTATCAGACAATTCTCCTCGTTCTATGATTTTTTTAAGCTAAGTTATGCTACTCAAGGCCCGCAACGAAGCTAAGCTTTCATTGACTTCGATGCGACCATACTCAGCGCGATCGCATTTACTCTCCTATCACCCGCCAAACAACAGATGGGATAAGTAGATGCACTAGAAAATCAACCAAATGTTGCGATCGGTCGAAGATAACTGCGAAGAAACTTATTCGTTCTATATAGGACAAAAATTTTCAATTCAGTTATTGATGAGTTTTCTTGCTCATCAGCCAATGCCAACATGAATATTACAAATCGTACTTTTCGTACTTTTCATACTTTTAGTGTTTTCACTTAACTCCAGTTGTAAGGCAATCATTAATTTATGTCTTAAAGATGTGAATATAAAAAGTAAATAGTGGTAAAGCAAGGCTTATCTATTGTAAAATACCATTTGTGATTTATCTCTTAGGGTTAATTGCGTCCGTAAAGCTTGATGGCAAGCCTTAGCTGGGGCTTATCTAACCACGGATTATGATGAAAAATTTTCCATTACCAGGTTTAATATTATGTCTACCACCACCATACAGCCTCATACAATCTTTTAAATAAAGTGGCGCGATGCTTCGGCAAAAGTTAGCCCCCAGGTAATTTTAAGCATGGGTGTAACCCTATTCGGAATTGCTGGCACTCATTCATACCTCTGTACCTCAGGTAAAAAAGGATGGTTGATATTTTAGAATTTTCCCATTTGCCACTGGCATTTCTATCTTTGCCAGATAACTTTACTGCTTTCCTAATAGCTTTAGTTGCTTTGGGAGTAGGAGCAGTAGTACTCTATATCCTATTTTTTTACGTGCTGCGAGCTATTTTCCGCCAAATGGAAAACGATGCGGCCTTAGTCAGTTTGAGCGTTTCTCGTGGCCCGATACTGATCGTTTTCATATTGATCAGCTTGAAAATTTCTTTTCGGTATTTGGCATCCGGGCCGATTGTAGATGGAATTCAAAGAGCGTTAAGCGCCTTTATTATTCTGGCAATTACCCACTGGATTTCTCAACTATTTACTCAAGTAGTTATTTATTACTTAAAAGCCTATGCACGGAAAACCGAGGCCGTTTGGGATGATGTATTACTCCCGATTTTAGAACGCACGATTCCGGTATTAGCTTACCTAATCGGGATATCCCTATTCTTACAAACATTCGGGGTTGACTTAACAGGTATTGGGTTAGCAGTAGGTAGTATTACCGTCGTACTCGGTTTGTCGGTAAAAGAAATTTTAGGAGACTTCTTCGGCGGATTAGTTTTGTTGATCGACACGCCGTTTCAATTCGGAGATGTCATCTCGATGAACGGGTCGATGGCAGTGATTAAAAACATCGGCATTCGGGTGACAAAGCTATACATGATCGATACTCACTGCGAGGTTTATACTCCTAACTCTGCCTTGGGAAATAGAGATATTATCAACCTCAGTCGTCCTACTCCTCACTACGCTTATTCTATTAATATTGGGGTGAGAGTGGATGCCGACCCAGTAACCGCATCGAGAATTTTAAGAGAAATCGTGTTAGGACATCCAGATACTTTGGGCAATCTGGATGACAAGCTTCTCTACATAGACCATTATGAGGGATTCGAGCCGCCAGAACCTGGTAAAATCTCGAAGAAAGAAGCTGGACGGCTCCGTCTAATGGCAGAAAGAGACGTGAACGATCAACTGCAAAAAATTGAAGTAGAAGTGGAGGATTTAACTACCAAAATTAAATCTTTAGAAAGAGGAGGGATAGACTCAGACGAACTGAAAGTAGTGATCAAAGAATATACTGATGTATTGGAATTGGTGGGTTTACGGGTAGTAACAGAGCGTAAAGGAAGACGAGTTCGCTACACTCTGGAAGAAGAACAAGAATCGGTTTTGAAAAATACCTTGATCGGGTTAATTAGAACTTGGTATGAAGCTTGGTTAAAAGACCCCGATCTGGTAGCTGAAGATAATATTTTGTTACCGGAAGAGTGGGAACAAAAAATTGAAGTGCTCAAAACTAAAATGACCAAGCTTTATCAAAGAATGGCTAACCCTCGCGGAGAGGAAACCAGACTAGATGACTACGCGGTCAGCTTCGTACAGTGGTTGCACGACAATTTCAAAGAGTCCCGAACTGTCTGGAAAGAGCCGAAAGTTCGCTTGAACAATATTGCTGGCCCTGGCATGGAATTTACTGTCAAGTACTACGTGGATAATATTAAGCTAGAGCATTGGGAGCGGGGATATCGCGTTAACAATGAAGTACGTAGAGAGATGATCCGGCGCTTGAGACAGGCTTACATCTACAACACTTAAAAGATTTGATTTTGCTGTTATTTGCCGTTAAAAAATATCACGCTACTAATAAAAAGTAGCGTGATATTTTTTAGCTCGGTATCGTCAGAATAGACAATTCTTTAAATAGAATTATCCTTTCTGGGCGTTTATTTTTTCTGCCGCAGCGTTACTACTTTGGGCTGTTTTCCCATTTTTATGATTAGTATGTCCGTTGCCTTGACGAGGTTGAATTACTCCATAACCTCCATGATTTCGTTCGTAAATTACGTTGATTTCTCCTGTTTCTGCATTGCGAAACATATAAAAGTCATGGTCTACTAATTGTAGCTGTTCCAAAGCTTCTGTTAGTGTCATGGGCGGCATGGCAAAATACTTGGTACGTACTACTTCGCCAGGGAGTTCCGGAGTACGATCGCCAATTAAATCCGATGCAACTGGTGCTTGTTCCACCACTTCGCTAGTTTTAGGTTGAGCTTGAGTTTTCTTATCGAGTCGTTTTTCTTTGTATTTACGTAGTTTACGAGCAATTTTATCGGCTACTAAGTCTATGCTGGCATATAAGGTTTCGCTGCCTTCTTCGGCTCGAATCACTGCGCCGTTAGCGTAGATGGTTACTTCAGCGATCTGCTTGGAGTTTACCCGAGGATTGCGAGCGACTGAAAGATGTACGTCAACTTCATTGGTGCTATTTAAAAAATGACCTGCTGCCTTTTCAATTTTTTGATTTACGTACTCACGAATTGCATCGGTGATTTCAATATTTTTGCCATGAATTACAATCTTCATATTCAATTCTCCCGCTGAATACTCCATCTTATGCAGGCTATTTTTGACCTGCGTCTACCTTTTGGTTTATCAGGAAAGCCGGACAGAAATTTGTGGCAAGCTTTCCAATTTTTGGCTTTTGTTTGGATACCATGCCGCCGTCCTCTGCAATGAGCGATCGGCTAACAAGGTCACTGAAACTTTGGGGGATTTTCTCTCCTAGTCAACTGTTTTGAGAACTTGAAGCGTTCATGTTCTTATGCTAAGTATAACCTTTATTTTCCGCCCATCTCTCAATTAAATTTCTTTGTGCGATTTAACCAACTATGCTTATTTCAGAGATGAGTTGGCCGATCGCCATCTCTACGTTGTGGGCGTCTTCTTGTTAAATAGGCTTCCTCCTATTGAGACTGAGGTTATACATAAAACAGTAGCATTTTGTATTCTGGAGTACATAGCTATTTGATTTCTCTTTAAAATCTTTTGCATCTGTTGACATTTCTTGATTTGATTTGCCCAATTGTGAAGTAAAGTTAAATCCGATGGCTGTTGATTTTAGTAGAAATTACAAGTAAAAATTGATGTTTTATGATAGAGAATGGCGGTCAAGCTCGTGTTTGCTGGCTGTGTAATGAAGGGTTGGTAGAGTATGCTAAGGCGTTGGAATGGCAGCGATCGCTAGTGAGCGATCGTCGGGAAAGACCCTCTAGCCCGGATCTTGAAGATGTGTTAATTTTGCTGGAACATCCCCCCGTCTATACGCTAGGACAGGGAGCCAGCTTAGAATTCCTCAAATTCAACCCGGATGGTACGGCTGGCAGTGACAAGCAAGTTTACCGGATCGAAAGGGGTGGAGAAGTAACTTACCACTGTCCCGGTCAACTAGTGGGTTATCCGATTTTGAATTTACGATATTACCAACCAGACCTACACTGGTATCTTCGACAATTGGAAGAGGTAATCATCCGCGTGTTAGCTCTTTACGGTTTGTCGGGAGAGAGGGTAGCAGGCTTTACTGGCGTGTGGGTAAGCGGACGGAAAGTAGCCGCCATAGGTATCAAAGTCAGTCGTTGGATCACCATGCACGGCTTTGCTTTAAACGTTTGTCCTGACTTAGCAGGATTTAAGGAAATCGTTCCTTGTGGCATTTCAGATAAACCTGTCGGCAGTTTAGCCGAGTTTATTCCAGATATTCAGATCGATCGAGTTCGTCAACAAGTAGCAAATGCTTTTGCAGAAGTATTTGGAGTTGAATTAAAAGAAAAAAGCTTACAAAAACCAAGATCGAGCTCGATCCGCCGCCACAAAAAGCCTTCAGATATGATACTTTTGCTGGATAACCAAAGCATACATTGAAGGTACACCCATGACAGCCGACAGCAACCACAATGGGTTAAAGGTAGTAGAGGTAACAGAATATATTACCGTAGCGGGTTCTGTGGCAGGAACCCTAGCGGCTATGGCTTCTCAGCAATTTATTTACGCAGCCGCTCCTCTCACTTTAGCTTTATCCCTGAATTTATTTACCAGACGGAAATTCGAGCAAAATTTACAACAAAGTATGAGTACTGTCTTATCGGAGA
The sequence above is drawn from the Leptolyngbyaceae cyanobacterium genome and encodes:
- a CDS encoding cation diffusion facilitator family transporter encodes the protein MSHAHNHQHNHQHGHEFANYNRAFLIGVILNGGFVLCEATFGILSHSLALLADAGHNLSDVLGLLLAWGASILARRPTTPRYTYGLRRSSILAALLNAIFLLVATGGIAWEAIQRFIQPAAVEGSLVIGVATVGIIINTSTALLFLSGRHRDLNIRAAFWHMAADAFVSLGVVLAGIAILATGWLWFDPVVSLIIVIVIVVGTWELFKDSLKLALDAVPENIEPLAVLTYLSELPDVAQVHDLHIWGMSTTEIALTAHLVIPGGHPGDDFLARVVKDLHDRFGIEHATLQVEIGNSGLLCPQESCSNH
- a CDS encoding mechanosensitive ion channel family protein; the encoded protein is MVDILEFSHLPLAFLSLPDNFTAFLIALVALGVGAVVLYILFFYVLRAIFRQMENDAALVSLSVSRGPILIVFILISLKISFRYLASGPIVDGIQRALSAFIILAITHWISQLFTQVVIYYLKAYARKTEAVWDDVLLPILERTIPVLAYLIGISLFLQTFGVDLTGIGLAVGSITVVLGLSVKEILGDFFGGLVLLIDTPFQFGDVISMNGSMAVIKNIGIRVTKLYMIDTHCEVYTPNSALGNRDIINLSRPTPHYAYSINIGVRVDADPVTASRILREIVLGHPDTLGNLDDKLLYIDHYEGFEPPEPGKISKKEAGRLRLMAERDVNDQLQKIEVEVEDLTTKIKSLERGGIDSDELKVVIKEYTDVLELVGLRVVTERKGRRVRYTLEEEQESVLKNTLIGLIRTWYEAWLKDPDLVAEDNILLPEEWEQKIEVLKTKMTKLYQRMANPRGEETRLDDYAVSFVQWLHDNFKESRTVWKEPKVRLNNIAGPGMEFTVKYYVDNIKLEHWERGYRVNNEVRREMIRRLRQAYIYNT
- the raiA gene encoding ribosome-associated translation inhibitor RaiA, with protein sequence MKIVIHGKNIEITDAIREYVNQKIEKAAGHFLNSTNEVDVHLSVARNPRVNSKQIAEVTIYANGAVIRAEEGSETLYASIDLVADKIARKLRKYKEKRLDKKTQAQPKTSEVVEQAPVASDLIGDRTPELPGEVVRTKYFAMPPMTLTEALEQLQLVDHDFYMFRNAETGEINVIYERNHGGYGVIQPRQGNGHTNHKNGKTAQSSNAAAEKINAQKG
- the lipB gene encoding lipoyl(octanoyl) transferase LipB, which translates into the protein MIENGGQARVCWLCNEGLVEYAKALEWQRSLVSDRRERPSSPDLEDVLILLEHPPVYTLGQGASLEFLKFNPDGTAGSDKQVYRIERGGEVTYHCPGQLVGYPILNLRYYQPDLHWYLRQLEEVIIRVLALYGLSGERVAGFTGVWVSGRKVAAIGIKVSRWITMHGFALNVCPDLAGFKEIVPCGISDKPVGSLAEFIPDIQIDRVRQQVANAFAEVFGVELKEKSLQKPRSSSIRRHKKPSDMILLLDNQSIH